One genomic region from Nostoc sphaeroides encodes:
- a CDS encoding PAS domain S-box protein, with protein sequence MDETVVKSLYTPNCPQDAINLLSKLALNLPGMIFQVLQQQDGSVLVLYVSSGCEYLYELEPEAIQKDFRVLYKLIHPQDIKAFTESIDYCTTNITSWHWEGRIITPSGIKWIQATSQPELQESGDLLWNGLVMDITDRKQAQEKLLESEARYQAILDAIPDLMFRISRDSEYLDLKSEGANVILSREEIVGKHVDELLPSDVAAISLEAIAKTLDSGTLQTCEYQLPTPLGVKDYEARLVVSGEDEVVAIVRDITERKQAEVALQNLAQKFAKAFSCSPDSITISTLEEGRFIEVNDSFVKLSGYERDEAIGKTSFELNLWVHDRDRQNLLQELQATGVVRNLEFEFRQKSGKIITTLLSAEIIDLDGLPSILAVHHDITERKQVEAQLRLSAERDRLLAETLVRIRSSLNLEEILQTTVTEVRQFLQADRVFIGLNNPKLGVRTLAESVDPKYPSVTGWSTTDEAYLQELRNLIKDNVVGVIEDITQVALSPKVKAHFQKFQTKATLSVPIMLGNELFGALIANQCSSPRHWQPIEIDLLQQMSEQVAIAIHQSQIYQKLAELNTNLEHQVQERTAQLQQKMQEVEELHRVKDVVLHTVAHDLRTSVMGNLMVLKNLLNQGVGSGDQGKRGQGGSGAGDWGLGAGNQGQGGIIEKVSFQSPIPNSQSQISVSRSIIERMIQGNDRQLTMINSLLEINSCEKQGIDIKPEPVDFNTLLRATFTQLEPILTQNQATLKNLVPADLPLVMADATRLEKVLAHLITHSLQNNPPGLNFILSASVEGKMIRTQIQDDGVVMSKLECDRLFDLHVRDPQDCCSTSIGLKTYLCRKVIKAHGGEIGVISNRKRGLTFWFTLPLATSTANRP encoded by the coding sequence GTGGATGAAACCGTTGTAAAATCGCTGTATACACCAAATTGCCCGCAAGACGCTATTAACTTGCTCTCAAAACTTGCTCTCAATTTACCAGGAATGATTTTTCAAGTTCTGCAACAGCAGGATGGTTCTGTGTTAGTTCTTTATGTTAGTTCTGGTTGTGAATATTTGTATGAATTAGAACCAGAAGCTATACAGAAAGACTTTCGGGTGCTATACAAACTGATTCATCCACAAGATATAAAAGCTTTTACAGAATCTATCGATTATTGTACTACAAATATTACATCTTGGCATTGGGAAGGTCGCATCATTACGCCTAGTGGGATTAAATGGATTCAAGCTACTTCGCAACCCGAATTACAAGAATCAGGTGATTTGCTTTGGAATGGCTTGGTGATGGATATTACAGACCGAAAACAAGCCCAAGAAAAATTACTTGAGAGTGAAGCACGCTATCAAGCAATTTTGGATGCTATCCCCGATTTAATGTTTCGCATCAGCCGTGATAGCGAATATCTTGATTTGAAAAGTGAGGGAGCAAATGTCATTCTTTCGAGAGAAGAAATAGTTGGGAAACATGTGGATGAGTTATTGCCTAGTGATGTTGCCGCAATTAGCCTAGAAGCGATCGCTAAAACTTTAGATTCTGGAACTTTGCAAACTTGCGAATATCAGCTACCAACGCCTTTGGGAGTCAAAGATTATGAGGCGCGGTTGGTAGTAAGTGGTGAAGATGAGGTAGTCGCAATTGTCCGAGATATCACAGAACGCAAACAAGCAGAAGTCGCTTTACAAAATCTTGCCCAAAAATTTGCTAAAGCTTTTAGTTGCAGCCCCGATTCAATTACTATTAGCACACTCGAAGAAGGACGCTTCATCGAAGTTAACGACAGTTTTGTGAAACTCTCAGGTTATGAGCGAGATGAGGCGATTGGTAAAACTTCTTTTGAGTTAAATCTTTGGGTACACGATCGCGATCGCCAGAATTTGTTACAGGAGTTACAAGCCACAGGAGTTGTTCGCAACTTAGAATTTGAATTTCGGCAAAAGTCTGGCAAAATAATTACAACGCTGCTTTCAGCCGAAATCATTGATTTAGATGGTCTGCCTTCGATTTTAGCAGTCCATCACGACATTACAGAACGCAAGCAGGTGGAAGCACAATTACGTCTATCAGCAGAACGCGATCGCTTGTTGGCAGAAACCTTAGTCAGAATTCGATCTTCCCTTAACTTAGAGGAAATTCTTCAAACCACCGTCACCGAAGTCAGGCAATTTCTGCAAGCAGATCGGGTTTTTATTGGCTTAAATAATCCCAAATTAGGAGTCAGAACTCTTGCAGAATCAGTAGATCCTAAGTATCCATCAGTCACAGGATGGTCTACTACTGATGAAGCTTATTTACAAGAATTAAGAAACTTAATCAAAGATAATGTTGTGGGTGTCATTGAAGATATAACGCAAGTAGCATTATCTCCCAAAGTCAAAGCGCACTTTCAAAAATTCCAAACGAAGGCGACTTTGAGTGTACCAATTATGCTAGGTAATGAATTATTTGGGGCGTTAATTGCCAATCAATGTTCAAGCCCGCGTCATTGGCAACCAATAGAAATTGATTTGTTACAGCAGATGTCAGAACAGGTAGCGATCGCCATTCACCAAAGCCAGATTTACCAAAAACTCGCAGAACTTAACACTAATTTAGAACACCAGGTACAAGAACGAACAGCACAATTGCAGCAGAAAATGCAAGAAGTTGAAGAATTGCATCGGGTAAAAGATGTTGTTTTGCACACAGTTGCCCACGATTTACGAACTTCGGTGATGGGTAACTTGATGGTGTTAAAGAATTTGTTAAATCAGGGAGTGGGGAGTGGGGATCAGGGGAAAAGGGGACAAGGGGGATCAGGGGCTGGGGACTGGGGACTAGGGGCTGGGAATCAAGGACAAGGGGGAATTATTGAAAAAGTCTCTTTCCAATCCCCAATCCCCAATTCCCAATCACAAATTTCAGTATCTCGCTCAATAATTGAGCGGATGATTCAAGGCAACGATCGCCAACTGACGATGATAAACTCATTGCTAGAAATTAATTCTTGTGAAAAACAAGGTATTGATATTAAACCCGAACCTGTGGATTTTAACACTCTACTGAGAGCAACATTCACCCAGTTGGAACCCATACTGACACAAAATCAAGCAACTCTGAAGAACTTGGTTCCCGCCGATTTACCGTTAGTAATGGCAGATGCAACTCGGTTAGAGAAAGTTTTAGCACATTTGATAACACATAGCTTGCAAAATAATCCACCAGGATTAAATTTTATTCTGAGTGCCAGCGTTGAGGGCAAAATGATTCGGACTCAGATTCAAGATGACGGTGTGGTAATGAGTAAACTAGAGTGCGATCGCCTTTTCGATCTCCATGTCCGCGATCCTCAAGATTGTTGTTCTACAAGCATTGGCTTAAAAACGTATCTTTGTCGGAAAGTTATTAAAGCACATGGCGGCGAAATCGGTGTTATTAGTAACCGCAAGCGTGGGTTAACTTTCTGGTTTACACTACCTTTAGCAACATCGACAGCAAATCGCCCATAA
- a CDS encoding PAS domain-containing sensor histidine kinase: MATLFTTVQRWCRQSFSAPTRDETTTLYRDWRNRFLWQRLRLWLLLALMCLLSFTLRDIYGLFFPFAELQQLPEVLRTQRLVINIAMLLNILICFALHKTKLGRDRPDLLFLGSSWSISLASQLFATITGFALPDTIGWSLLFLSQAVLIPVCWILHLLTQVSVLIYYFGVNTALGLKTPIPGHPGIYNLTFILYIFWFCAICDIGVYLYDRLQRSEFYARQELESAYQKLKVAEAKYRSIFENAVEGIFQSSPDGRYITANPALARIYGYSLAEEVTANSTVIEQLYVDPKRRAEFVRLMEKYGSISEFESQIYRRDGSIVWISEKAYAVRDEEGKLLYYEGLIEDITQRKQTEEELRVFFHAVSHDLRNPVLGTLMVLKNFLARKEENISISRSILERMIQSSDRQLNLINSLMEAHVGEVQGVILQRQAVQLLTVVEAAIADLEPLLERNQATLRNLITADLPLINADPTQLWRVFSNLIVNALKHNPPGLLLTINATHEGEMIYCTVRDNGVGISQQQSDRLFDLYFRGASIRNSVSLGLGLYLCKQIINAHGGEIGVNSALDVGATFWFTLPISRVADLQDEVAN, encoded by the coding sequence ATGGCTACTCTGTTTACAACAGTGCAAAGGTGGTGCAGACAAAGCTTTTCTGCACCAACAAGAGATGAAACCACTACTCTTTACAGAGATTGGCGTAACCGTTTTTTGTGGCAGAGATTGCGTTTATGGTTATTGCTGGCGCTGATGTGTCTGTTGTCTTTTACTTTGCGAGACATTTACGGCTTGTTTTTTCCTTTTGCAGAGTTGCAGCAGCTGCCAGAAGTACTTAGAACTCAGCGCCTTGTAATTAATATTGCAATGTTGCTGAATATACTAATCTGCTTTGCCTTACATAAAACTAAGTTAGGTCGCGATCGTCCAGATTTATTATTTTTGGGGTCTTCTTGGTCAATTAGTCTAGCATCACAGTTGTTCGCAACCATCACAGGTTTCGCACTACCCGATACCATCGGCTGGTCGCTGTTGTTCTTAAGCCAAGCTGTGTTGATACCCGTCTGCTGGATTCTTCATTTACTGACTCAAGTGAGTGTACTGATTTACTATTTTGGTGTGAATACAGCACTTGGGCTAAAAACACCAATACCGGGACATCCAGGAATATATAATTTAACGTTCATTTTATACATTTTTTGGTTTTGTGCTATATGCGACATTGGTGTTTATCTGTACGATCGCCTGCAACGTTCTGAATTTTACGCTCGTCAAGAATTAGAATCTGCCTACCAAAAACTCAAGGTTGCAGAAGCTAAATATCGCAGCATTTTTGAAAACGCCGTTGAAGGGATTTTTCAAAGCAGTCCCGATGGACGTTATATTACAGCAAATCCGGCTTTAGCACGGATTTATGGCTACTCCTTGGCGGAGGAAGTGACAGCAAATTCCACTGTTATTGAACAATTGTACGTTGATCCGAAGCGCCGCGCCGAATTTGTCCGCCTAATGGAAAAGTATGGCAGCATTTCCGAGTTTGAATCCCAAATTTATCGCCGAGACGGAAGTATTGTCTGGATTTCAGAAAAAGCCTACGCAGTGCGTGACGAAGAAGGAAAACTGCTTTACTACGAAGGTTTGATTGAAGATATTACCCAGCGCAAACAAACTGAAGAAGAACTACGAGTATTTTTCCATGCAGTTTCCCACGACTTACGTAACCCAGTGCTGGGTACTTTAATGGTGCTGAAAAACTTCCTTGCACGGAAAGAAGAGAATATTTCCATTTCACGCTCAATTTTAGAGCGGATGATTCAAAGTAGCGATCGCCAACTTAATTTAATTAATTCGTTGATGGAAGCTCATGTCGGCGAGGTGCAAGGTGTTATTTTGCAGCGTCAAGCCGTACAATTACTGACAGTTGTCGAAGCTGCGATCGCAGATTTAGAGCCATTGCTAGAGCGAAATCAAGCAACCTTGAGAAATTTGATCACCGCAGATTTACCATTAATAAATGCAGATCCCACGCAACTATGGCGAGTTTTTTCTAACTTAATTGTGAATGCTCTGAAACATAATCCCCCCGGCTTGCTCTTGACAATTAACGCTACCCATGAGGGTGAGATGATTTATTGTACTGTTCGTGATAACGGTGTGGGCATTAGTCAACAACAAAGCGATCGGCTTTTTGACCTTTATTTTCGGGGTGCAAGTATCCGCAATTCTGTAAGTTTGGGATTGGGCTTGTATTTATGTAAGCAAATTATCAATGCTCACGGCGGCGAAATTGGTGTGAACAGTGCATTGGATGTAGGGGCAACATTTTGGTTTACATTACCTATTAGTAGAGTAGCCGATTTACAGGATGAAGTTGCTAATTAA
- a CDS encoding HNH endonuclease: protein MKDIPGYEGLYAVDEEGNIYSLNYRRQGETQILKSFNDRGQRRLVELFFNGVGQKLSVHRLVLLTFVGECPEGMEACHNDGNPFNNRLDNLRWDTKRNNTLDRVNQGTQNTLKLNPASVLEIKRLLFEGEMTHVEIAQLFGVSQAIISCIAKGKTWRHI from the coding sequence GTGAAAGACATTCCTGGATACGAAGGTCTATACGCCGTAGATGAGGAAGGAAACATCTACAGCTTGAACTACCGAAGACAAGGAGAAACACAGATTTTAAAGTCTTTTAACGACCGTGGACAAAGAAGGTTAGTAGAGTTATTTTTCAACGGAGTAGGGCAAAAGTTGTCTGTCCATCGTCTAGTACTTCTAACGTTTGTTGGTGAGTGCCCAGAAGGAATGGAGGCTTGTCACAACGACGGTAATCCTTTTAACAACCGACTAGATAACCTTCGCTGGGATACTAAGCGTAACAACACCTTAGACCGAGTTAATCAAGGGACACAGAACACGCTGAAGTTAAACCCCGCTAGTGTGTTAGAGATTAAACGCTTGTTATTTGAAGGGGAAATGACACATGTTGAGATAGCGCAACTGTTTGGAGTTAGCCAAGCAATAATCTCGTGTATAGCTAAGGGTAAAACTTGGAGGCACATTTAA
- a CDS encoding Uma2 family endonuclease: protein MNQAVEGVRWTIHDLEVLPENEWTRYEIINGELFVTRTPHRRHQQVCGKIFRQLDVWSDSSGLGETIVAPGVLFSQADSVIPDVVWVSRERLAQIEDEAGHLTGAPELVVEVLSPGKQNELRDKEAKLKLYSVQGVREYWIIDRFTEKIEVYRREKAKLVLVATLLGDDEITSPLLPGFCCSIGLFFPE, encoded by the coding sequence ATGAACCAAGCCGTTGAGGGAGTACGCTGGACAATTCACGATTTAGAGGTTCTACCCGAAAATGAGTGGACACGCTATGAAATTATTAATGGAGAACTCTTTGTGACTCGCACTCCTCACCGCCGTCATCAACAAGTTTGTGGCAAAATATTTCGACAACTCGATGTTTGGTCAGATTCGAGTGGTTTAGGGGAAACAATTGTAGCTCCAGGGGTGCTTTTTTCGCAAGCAGATAGCGTTATACCGGATGTCGTTTGGGTAAGTCGAGAACGATTGGCGCAAATTGAAGATGAAGCGGGACATTTGACGGGCGCACCAGAGTTAGTAGTAGAGGTTTTATCCCCTGGTAAACAAAACGAACTTCGAGACAAAGAAGCAAAACTGAAACTATATTCAGTTCAAGGTGTGCGTGAGTATTGGATTATTGATCGCTTTACTGAAAAAATCGAAGTTTATCGGCGAGAAAAAGCAAAGTTGGTTTTAGTTGCTACTCTGCTAGGTGATGATGAAATAACATCCCCACTTTTACCCGGATTTTGTTGTTCTATCGGTTTATTTTTTCCTGAATAA
- the ureE gene encoding urease accessory protein UreE, producing MLTFTQFKPPNYDAAVSFTLALTAEERTRSRHRFETEDGIVFLHLPRGTVLHDGDILLEETHSSLIRITAKPELVLTAFAQTPLLLLRAAYHLGNRHVPVEITPAYLRLSSDSVLRTMLEQLGLEVKEEILPFQPELGAYGQHHHAH from the coding sequence ATGCTGACATTTACTCAATTTAAACCACCTAATTACGATGCCGCAGTTAGTTTTACTCTGGCGCTGACAGCAGAAGAACGTACCCGCAGCCGTCATCGTTTTGAAACGGAAGATGGTATTGTGTTTTTACATTTACCCAGAGGAACTGTTTTACACGATGGCGATATTTTGCTAGAAGAAACCCATAGCAGTTTAATCAGAATTACTGCCAAACCAGAACTAGTGCTGACTGCTTTTGCCCAAACACCACTTTTATTATTACGGGCGGCATACCATCTGGGAAATCGCCATGTACCTGTAGAAATTACTCCGGCTTATTTACGCTTGTCTTCAGACTCAGTTTTACGCACCATGTTAGAACAACTGGGGTTAGAAGTTAAAGAGGAAATTTTACCGTTTCAGCCAGAATTAGGAGCTTATGGACAACACCATCATGCTCACTGA
- a CDS encoding urease accessory protein UreF produces the protein MDNTIMLTDSHLLSILQLASPALPVGSYSYSEGLEMLVENGTIANHTHLKDWLKAELLSGAIRLEAAVMVRSQQSAKMGDLESLCRWNLWLSAARETEELRASSWQMGRSLIQLLGKLEPQIVPIANAVGNPCNYAIAFGIAIAHWQISIQAALLAYLHSWASNLITAGVKLIPLGQTAGQQLLLDLQPLFRVTALEILALEDDQLACCSWGLSLASMQHETQYTRLFRS, from the coding sequence ATGGACAACACCATCATGCTCACTGATAGCCATCTTTTAAGTATTTTACAACTGGCTAGCCCCGCTTTACCTGTGGGATCATATAGTTATTCTGAAGGTTTGGAAATGCTGGTAGAAAATGGTACGATCGCTAACCACACACATCTCAAAGATTGGTTAAAAGCAGAGTTGCTCTCCGGGGCAATTCGGTTAGAGGCGGCGGTAATGGTACGATCGCAGCAATCTGCAAAAATGGGTGATCTAGAGTCCCTATGCCGTTGGAATCTGTGGTTATCCGCAGCTAGAGAAACAGAAGAATTACGCGCCTCTAGTTGGCAGATGGGGCGATCGCTGATCCAATTACTTGGTAAACTAGAACCGCAGATTGTACCTATTGCCAATGCTGTGGGTAATCCTTGCAATTATGCGATCGCTTTTGGCATTGCTATTGCCCATTGGCAAATCAGCATCCAAGCCGCATTACTCGCATATCTGCATAGTTGGGCAAGTAATTTGATTACTGCGGGTGTGAAACTTATCCCCCTTGGACAAACAGCAGGACAGCAGTTATTACTAGATTTACAACCATTATTTAGGGTTACGGCGTTAGAAATTCTCGCGTTGGAGGATGATCAACTCGCCTGTTGTAGTTGGGGTTTGTCGCTGGCAAGTATGCAGCATGAAACGCAGTATACAAGGTTGTTTAGGAGTTAG
- the ureG gene encoding urease accessory protein UreG, producing the protein MNAFRVGVAGPVGSGKTALVDALCKGLREQYQIAVVTNDIYTQEDAQFLVRSQALASDRILGVETGGCPHTAIREDASMNLAAIEQLEERFIDLDLVFLESGGDNLAATFSPELVDLTIYVIDVAAGDKIPRKGGPGITKSDLLVINKTDLAPYVGADLSVMERDAKKMRGDKPFIFTNLKTQSGLADVINFVCTNIC; encoded by the coding sequence ATGAATGCATTTAGAGTGGGGGTTGCTGGGCCAGTGGGTTCGGGGAAGACGGCTTTAGTAGATGCTTTGTGTAAGGGATTACGTGAGCAGTATCAGATTGCGGTGGTGACGAATGACATTTATACTCAGGAGGATGCTCAGTTTTTAGTGCGTTCTCAGGCGTTGGCAAGCGATCGCATTTTGGGTGTAGAGACTGGCGGTTGTCCCCATACTGCTATCCGCGAAGATGCTTCGATGAATTTGGCGGCAATTGAACAGTTAGAAGAACGTTTTATCGATTTGGATTTGGTATTTTTGGAAAGTGGCGGTGATAATTTAGCTGCTACCTTTAGTCCAGAATTGGTAGATTTAACGATTTACGTCATCGATGTTGCGGCTGGTGATAAAATTCCCCGCAAGGGTGGCCCCGGCATTACTAAATCTGACTTGTTAGTGATTAACAAAACTGATTTAGCGCCTTATGTTGGTGCAGATTTAAGTGTGATGGAACGAGATGCAAAAAAAATGCGCGGCGATAAACCTTTTATTTTTACTAATTTAAAAACTCAGTCTGGACTTGCAGATGTAATTAACTTTGTTTGCACAAATATCTGTTAA
- a CDS encoding ABC transporter ATP-binding protein: MRETVLEVRNIQVEFPGDGNVVRALDGISFGLHRGETLGIVGESGSGKSVTALAVMGLLQSPGIVTGGEIWFRPQENGNAIDLVKLPPEQMQLHRGGDIAMIFQEPMSSLNPVYNIGFQLTEAIMRHQSVSAAQARQIAIAGLQEVKLLPSDEEIQQQYTETSSKPEPSKLAQMVKEHKEAMLERYPHELSGGQLQRVMIAMAISCNPLILIADEPTTALDVTVQATILDLLRELQQSRDMAMIFITHDLGLISEIADEVAVMYKGKVVESGTSRQIFSSPQHPYTKGLIACRPTLNRRPQKLLTVSDYMSAEETATGQVVIQAKEPAQPTEVTTEEIAARLANFNKKEPLLQIRNLKVGFPVRGVFGGTKRYNMAVNGVSFDVKPGETLGLVGESGCGKTTLGRALLRLIEPMSGQIIFEKQDITNLKGEPLQKLRREMQIVFQNPFSSLDPRMKIGDAVMEPLLIHAVGKTKQQRRGRVVELLERVGLSADAINRYPHQFSGGQRQRICIARSLALNPKFIICDESVSALDVSVQAQVLNLLKELQSDFQLTYIFISHDLSVVKFMSDRILVMNRGQIVEEGTAENIYQEPKEEYTQKLIAAIPTGSAERVRSRHLRAL; the protein is encoded by the coding sequence ATGAGAGAAACTGTCCTAGAGGTTCGCAATATACAAGTTGAATTTCCCGGTGATGGCAATGTTGTCAGAGCTTTGGATGGTATTTCCTTTGGGCTGCATCGAGGTGAAACTCTAGGAATAGTAGGAGAATCGGGGAGTGGTAAATCGGTGACAGCCCTAGCTGTAATGGGTTTGTTGCAAAGTCCCGGTATCGTTACTGGCGGTGAAATCTGGTTTCGTCCTCAAGAGAATGGCAATGCCATCGATTTGGTAAAATTGCCTCCTGAGCAAATGCAGTTACACCGGGGTGGCGATATCGCCATGATTTTTCAAGAACCGATGAGTTCGCTTAATCCGGTTTATAACATCGGATTTCAGCTAACAGAAGCAATTATGCGGCATCAAAGTGTGTCAGCAGCCCAAGCACGACAAATTGCGATCGCAGGTCTACAAGAGGTTAAACTCCTACCTAGCGATGAGGAGATCCAACAGCAGTATACCGAAACTTCGTCGAAACCCGAACCATCAAAGTTGGCACAGATGGTTAAAGAACACAAAGAAGCCATGCTAGAACGCTACCCTCATGAACTTTCTGGGGGTCAGTTGCAACGGGTAATGATTGCAATGGCAATTTCTTGCAACCCATTAATTTTAATTGCCGATGAACCAACCACAGCTTTAGATGTGACGGTGCAAGCGACTATTTTGGACTTGTTGCGAGAATTGCAGCAAAGTCGTGACATGGCAATGATTTTCATCACCCACGACTTGGGGCTAATTTCAGAAATTGCTGACGAAGTAGCGGTGATGTATAAAGGTAAAGTTGTCGAATCTGGTACTTCTCGGCAAATTTTCAGCAGTCCCCAGCATCCATATACTAAAGGTTTGATAGCTTGTCGCCCTACACTCAACCGCCGTCCCCAAAAATTACTCACTGTTTCTGATTACATGAGTGCAGAAGAGACTGCAACGGGACAAGTGGTAATTCAGGCGAAAGAACCAGCACAACCCACAGAAGTCACCACAGAAGAGATTGCTGCAAGATTGGCAAACTTCAATAAAAAGGAACCCCTGTTGCAAATCCGCAACCTGAAAGTTGGTTTTCCAGTGCGCGGGGTGTTTGGTGGTACAAAACGCTACAATATGGCAGTTAATGGCGTTTCCTTTGATGTCAAACCAGGAGAAACACTAGGTTTAGTAGGAGAATCTGGTTGCGGTAAAACCACCCTTGGTAGAGCTTTGCTGCGATTAATTGAACCGATGAGTGGTCAGATTATCTTTGAGAAACAAGATATTACTAACCTCAAAGGTGAACCGTTGCAAAAACTGCGGCGGGAAATGCAAATAGTCTTCCAAAACCCTTTTAGTTCCCTAGATCCACGGATGAAAATTGGTGATGCGGTGATGGAACCATTGTTAATTCACGCCGTGGGTAAGACAAAGCAACAACGACGCGGGCGGGTAGTTGAACTTTTAGAACGGGTGGGGTTGAGTGCAGATGCAATTAACCGCTATCCTCATCAGTTTTCTGGTGGTCAACGCCAACGGATTTGCATAGCTCGTTCTTTGGCGTTAAATCCTAAGTTTATCATTTGTGATGAATCAGTTTCAGCGTTGGATGTTTCAGTGCAAGCGCAGGTATTAAATCTCCTCAAAGAATTACAGTCAGACTTTCAGCTTACTTATATCTTTATTTCTCACGATTTAAGTGTAGTGAAATTTATGAGCGATCGCATTTTAGTCATGAATCGCGGTCAAATTGTTGAAGAAGGCACAGCCGAAAATATTTACCAAGAACCCAAAGAAGAATACACGCAAAAATTAATTGCTGCGATTCCTACTGGTAGTGCTGAACGGGTGCGAAGTCGTCATCTGAGGGCTTTATAG
- a CDS encoding DUF642 domain-containing protein yields MIGTSKTLLILSAFLASILTNLSPAKAVNLIKNGSFDNGLSQSQWLLLGNVGISTYDAYRTIQAIGISSSEPFLVTFNSGNTIPSGSISQTISTIAGQKYVLSFLYGNYRSPGLSIGTQSIKVDILDSSNASLVSQIIIDPTGSNNLGNILSSYSLSFIATSNQTIIKFSDTSFETDGIDGFLDNINVTPAP; encoded by the coding sequence ATGATCGGTACTAGTAAAACTCTGTTAATACTATCTGCTTTTTTAGCATCAATACTAACTAATCTGTCACCAGCTAAGGCTGTGAATCTGATTAAAAATGGGAGTTTTGATAACGGTTTAAGTCAATCTCAATGGCTCTTGCTTGGAAATGTAGGTATTAGTACTTACGATGCTTATCGAACAATACAAGCAATAGGAATATCTTCATCTGAACCTTTTTTGGTTACTTTTAACAGTGGCAATACAATCCCTAGTGGTAGTATTTCTCAAACTATTTCTACCATAGCAGGACAAAAATACGTTTTATCTTTTCTTTATGGTAACTATAGGTCTCCAGGTTTGTCTATCGGAACTCAATCTATTAAGGTAGATATTCTTGATTCTAGTAATGCTTCTCTAGTGAGCCAGATAATTATTGACCCTACTGGTAGCAATAATTTAGGTAATATCTTGAGTTCTTACAGTCTGTCTTTTATTGCAACTAGTAATCAGACAATAATTAAATTTAGTGACACTAGTTTTGAGACTGATGGAATAGATGGATTTCTAGATAATATCAACGTTACTCCTGCACCATAG
- a CDS encoding single-stranded DNA-binding protein: MNSCVLMAEIINEPQLRYTADNLGVTEMLVQFPNSQKPEEPPATLKVVGWGNLATEIQQNYHQGDRVILVGRLSMNTVERQEGFKEKRAELTVQQIQPVGGSFNTDPLPSATVTPSFTETAPRQPSASRPAQKEFPSYDSPRPAPTPATNPVGVAPQATTYEPIPQPANYERTTYPAVKEQEPDPDDIPF; encoded by the coding sequence ATGAACAGCTGCGTTTTGATGGCGGAAATTATCAACGAGCCGCAACTGCGTTATACAGCCGATAATCTGGGAGTGACGGAAATGCTGGTGCAGTTTCCCAATTCCCAGAAACCAGAAGAACCGCCAGCCACGCTGAAAGTTGTCGGCTGGGGGAATTTAGCGACAGAAATTCAGCAAAACTACCATCAAGGCGATCGCGTCATCCTGGTAGGACGTTTAAGCATGAATACTGTTGAACGTCAAGAAGGTTTTAAAGAAAAACGTGCTGAATTGACAGTACAACAAATTCAACCTGTTGGAGGTAGTTTTAATACTGATCCATTGCCCTCAGCAACCGTAACTCCATCATTCACTGAAACTGCTCCACGACAACCATCAGCATCTCGTCCGGCACAGAAAGAGTTTCCCAGTTACGATTCACCACGTCCAGCGCCTACCCCGGCTACAAATCCTGTTGGCGTTGCTCCCCAAGCGACAACTTACGAACCCATACCCCAACCCGCAAATTATGAGCGAACCACTTATCCAGCAGTGAAAGAGCAAGAACCAGATCCAGATGATATTCCGTTCTAA